A section of the Pseudomonas lini genome encodes:
- a CDS encoding putative bifunctional diguanylate cyclase/phosphodiesterase, with product MDEKYRRAVDAAAIFSETDLDGRITYVNDQFCDVSGYSREELLGQNHRLLNSGLHSGDFFAAMWRTIALGNIWKGEICNRAKDGSLYWVDSTMVPVLDDATGRVHRYLSIRFDISEKRQLLQTLQWRVGHDVLTGLPNRAFLSELLDQALEFSRHENIPLAVCMLDLDGFKAVNDGYGHASGDLLLVEVAKRLRDIVRGEDVVARLAGDEFVLVLRYVRDLAELRAALNRVLGAISAPYTLHGKAINVFASIGVTLFPHDNEDAETLLRHADQAMYVAKQGGRNRFHLFDVSRDQEVKATHQTVERVRQALVAGELRVHFQPKVNMRRGVVVGFEALLRWEHPQNGMVPPREFLPLVEDTDLIIDIGEWVMDQVLSQLHRWQQAGQAWPISINIAARHFQRADFVDRLKHVLARHAQVAPQMLDLEIVESVAIENIQHVSACLQACQALGVQFSLGDFGTGYSSLSYLKRLRTQTIKIDKSFVRDILIDRDDLALTKAVIGLARAFGRQVIAEGLESLEHGELLLRLGCEVAQGYFIARPMPPGEVPSWVAGFVAPSQWQTLDQTA from the coding sequence ATGGATGAGAAATACCGCAGGGCCGTGGATGCCGCCGCCATTTTTTCCGAGACCGATCTGGACGGCCGGATTACCTACGTCAACGATCAATTCTGCGACGTGTCCGGCTACAGTCGCGAGGAACTGCTGGGGCAGAATCATCGCCTGCTGAACTCCGGCTTGCACTCCGGCGATTTCTTCGCCGCCATGTGGCGCACCATCGCCTTGGGCAATATCTGGAAGGGCGAGATCTGTAATCGCGCCAAGGATGGCAGCCTGTATTGGGTCGACAGCACCATGGTGCCGGTGCTTGATGATGCCACCGGGCGCGTTCACCGATACCTGTCGATTCGTTTTGACATCAGCGAAAAACGTCAACTGTTGCAAACTCTGCAATGGCGGGTCGGGCATGACGTGCTGACCGGGCTGCCCAATCGCGCGTTCCTCTCGGAATTGCTGGATCAGGCACTGGAATTCTCCCGGCATGAAAACATTCCGTTAGCGGTGTGCATGCTTGATCTTGACGGATTCAAGGCGGTCAACGACGGTTATGGTCACGCCAGTGGCGATCTGTTGCTGGTGGAAGTGGCCAAGCGTCTGCGTGACATTGTGCGCGGCGAAGATGTGGTGGCGCGATTGGCCGGTGATGAGTTTGTGCTGGTGTTGCGCTATGTGCGTGATCTGGCGGAATTGCGCGCAGCACTGAATCGCGTGTTGGGGGCGATTTCGGCGCCTTACACACTGCACGGCAAGGCCATCAATGTGTTTGCCAGTATCGGCGTCACCCTGTTTCCCCACGACAATGAAGATGCCGAAACCCTGCTGCGTCATGCCGATCAGGCGATGTACGTGGCCAAGCAGGGCGGGCGAAACCGCTTTCATCTATTCGATGTCTCACGGGATCAGGAGGTCAAGGCCACTCACCAGACCGTCGAGCGAGTACGTCAGGCGCTGGTCGCCGGTGAACTGCGCGTTCATTTTCAGCCCAAAGTGAACATGCGCCGAGGTGTGGTCGTCGGTTTCGAAGCGCTGTTGCGTTGGGAGCACCCGCAAAACGGCATGGTGCCACCCCGAGAGTTTTTGCCGCTGGTGGAGGACACCGACCTGATCATCGATATCGGTGAATGGGTAATGGATCAGGTTTTGTCGCAGTTGCACCGTTGGCAGCAAGCGGGGCAGGCCTGGCCGATCAGTATCAATATCGCGGCGCGACATTTTCAGCGCGCCGATTTCGTCGACCGGCTCAAGCACGTACTCGCTCGACATGCCCAGGTTGCCCCGCAGATGCTCGATCTGGAAATCGTCGAGTCGGTGGCGATCGAGAATATCCAGCATGTCAGTGCCTGTTTGCAGGCCTGTCAGGCGTTGGGGGTGCAGTTTTCGCTGGGTGACTTTGGCACCGGTTACTCGTCCCTGAGCTATCTCAAGCGTTTGCGTACCCAAACCATCAAGATCGATAAGTCATTCGTGCGCGACATTCTGATCGATCGTGACGACCTGGCCCTGACCAAAGCGGTGATTGGCCTGGCCCGCGCGTTCGGTCGGCAGGTGATTGCCGAGGGGCTGGAAAGCCTTGAGCATGGTGAGTTGCTGTTGCGGCTGGGATGCGAAGTCGCTCAAGGCTATTTCATCGCTCGCCCGATGCCGCCCGGTGAAGTGCCGAGCTGGGTGGCGGGATTTGTAGCCCCGTCACAATGGCAGACGCTTGATCAGACAGCCTGA
- a CDS encoding site-specific integrase, with amino-acid sequence MAYITRRGPVYYLNLRLPEHLFPRCHTLRLSLKIRHRQSALFLASSLAQQVHSHLSEHPLTDLLTLRKLCTEWRDTCPAPNSMHRSHQPIAKPAESVANGPALSTLSKLYIDEGKRGGTWRTVSTFEVERALRDLFELMGDMPVEAFDARQARLLKERLCRCPQYFGLRPEFKGKTLKQVVESGGTYKTITAVTVNNRLRKLSAFLNWCKSNSYITDNPMAGLKMMTGASKEARLSFDTGDLRTLLDLIVLQAEAQKHPWRYWLPLLGRCTGARLEELCQLRVHDFIEQQGIQCLRIDDSHKGQNLKNASSRRLLPIHPALIELGLLQHVEKARNSGVDRLFPELEPVRGKLGHAPSKWFGRYKMKRGITDPKKTFHSFRHTLIDDLRDAGVQDSLIKRIAGHEDGAVTFSIYGSRSPLRAMVDALRHIELTPQAQVAELGHPNIHGYGDQR; translated from the coding sequence ATGGCCTACATAACCCGCCGTGGACCCGTCTATTACCTGAATCTCAGGCTACCCGAGCATCTCTTCCCGAGGTGTCACACCTTGCGTTTGAGCCTGAAAATTCGGCACCGACAGAGCGCCTTGTTCCTCGCCAGCTCACTAGCTCAGCAGGTGCATAGCCACCTATCCGAACACCCTCTGACAGACCTTCTGACGTTGCGTAAGCTTTGCACTGAATGGCGAGATACATGCCCTGCCCCGAACTCAATGCATCGATCACACCAGCCCATAGCCAAGCCTGCGGAATCAGTCGCTAATGGTCCCGCACTGTCTACTCTGTCGAAACTCTATATAGATGAGGGAAAGCGTGGCGGTACGTGGCGAACCGTCAGTACCTTCGAGGTGGAACGCGCCCTACGCGATTTGTTCGAGCTAATGGGTGACATGCCAGTTGAAGCCTTCGACGCTCGACAAGCCCGACTACTGAAAGAAAGACTGTGCCGATGCCCCCAGTACTTCGGCCTACGCCCTGAATTCAAAGGAAAAACCTTGAAGCAGGTGGTGGAATCTGGCGGTACCTACAAGACCATCACAGCAGTAACGGTGAACAACCGGCTACGCAAACTCTCTGCCTTTCTCAACTGGTGCAAGTCCAACAGTTACATCACGGACAACCCAATGGCTGGACTCAAGATGATGACTGGTGCATCCAAGGAAGCCCGTTTGTCATTCGACACTGGCGACCTACGCACACTCCTAGACCTGATCGTCCTCCAGGCTGAAGCACAGAAGCATCCATGGCGTTACTGGTTGCCATTGCTGGGCAGATGCACAGGTGCACGACTCGAAGAGCTTTGCCAACTGCGCGTGCATGACTTCATCGAACAACAAGGAATCCAGTGCCTACGGATCGACGACAGCCATAAAGGCCAGAACCTCAAGAACGCAAGCAGTCGCCGCTTACTCCCCATCCACCCCGCCCTGATTGAACTCGGTCTGCTACAACATGTGGAGAAGGCCAGGAACAGCGGAGTTGATCGGCTATTCCCAGAACTTGAACCCGTACGGGGAAAGCTAGGTCATGCACCGTCGAAGTGGTTCGGACGTTACAAGATGAAACGCGGAATCACCGATCCCAAGAAAACCTTCCATAGCTTTCGGCACACGTTGATTGATGATCTCCGGGATGCAGGGGTCCAGGACTCGCTAATCAAACGTATTGCGGGACACGAGGACGGCGCAGTGACATTCAGCATCTACGGCAGTCGCAGCCCATTGAGGGCTATGGTGGACGCACTGCGACACATTGAATTGACACCTCAAGCCCAAGTAGCCGAGCTAGGCCATCCAAATATCCATGGGTACGGAGACCAGCGATGA
- a CDS encoding substrate-binding periplasmic protein, with protein sequence MRFALGALLLISLSVAAAEAPLRFVVSDSWAMPMVQIERGRPTQGILHDMMISLATQVGVPAEFHILPRARVQNAMEHGEVDVRCYISASWLPNQSGNYIWSVPLLVQRDLLIGRRGSPDSVNPADLPHQSIGTVRGYSYPTLQSLFDADRLQRDDARNQEQVLEKLLVGRYRYAVSNQWTLDWFNQRLLPDQQLQSVALVHEQTVGCYVRNDPKVPVQRILNTLLQMKMSGEIDDIIRLYTGNGP encoded by the coding sequence ATGCGTTTTGCCTTGGGGGCATTGCTGTTGATCAGCCTGAGCGTCGCGGCCGCCGAGGCGCCATTGCGGTTTGTCGTGTCCGACAGCTGGGCCATGCCCATGGTGCAGATCGAGCGCGGCCGACCGACCCAAGGCATCCTTCACGACATGATGATCAGCCTGGCGACTCAAGTCGGCGTGCCGGCTGAGTTTCACATATTGCCTCGGGCACGGGTGCAGAACGCCATGGAGCACGGCGAAGTCGATGTGCGCTGTTATATCTCAGCATCGTGGCTGCCGAATCAGTCCGGCAACTATATCTGGAGCGTTCCGCTGCTGGTTCAGCGCGACTTGCTGATTGGTCGGCGAGGCTCACCCGACTCGGTCAACCCGGCAGACCTGCCGCACCAGTCGATCGGCACCGTGCGTGGCTATAGCTACCCGACCTTGCAATCGCTGTTCGACGCCGACCGGCTGCAGCGCGATGACGCGCGCAATCAGGAACAGGTGCTGGAAAAACTGCTGGTCGGACGCTACCGCTACGCGGTGAGCAACCAATGGACCCTGGACTGGTTCAACCAGCGCCTGCTGCCCGACCAGCAATTGCAAAGCGTAGCGCTGGTACATGAACAAACCGTCGGCTGCTACGTGCGCAATGACCCCAAAGTACCCGTGCAACGCATTCTGAACACGTTGCTGCAAATGAAAATGTCCGGGGAGATCGATGACATTATCCGGCTCTATACCGGTAACGGGCCTTAG
- the dnaX gene encoding DNA polymerase III subunit gamma/tau produces MSYQVLARKWRPRSFGEMVGQTHVLKALINALDSQRLHHAYLFTGTRGVGKTTIARIIAKCLNCETGITSTPCGECSVCREIDEGRFVDLIEIDAASRTKVEDTRELLDNVQYAPSRGRFKVYLIDEVHMLSSHSFNALLKTLEEPPPYVKFILATTDPQKLPATILSRCLQFSLKNMTPERVVEHLTHVLSVENVPFEDDALWLLGRAADGSMRDAMSLTDQAIAFGEGKVMAADVRAMLGTLDHGQVYDVLHALIEGDAKALLEAVRHLAEQGPDWNGVLSEILNVLHRVAIAQALPEGVDNGHGDRDRVLALAQALPAEDVQFYYQMGLIGRRDLPLAPDPRGGFEMVLLRMLAFRPADTTDAPRQPLKPVGISQATVDSANSVAAAPIVAPVVATVVTPAPVAPVVAPAPVPVAALEPVVSAPVPVVEPEPEPVVEFVAVEEVVDLPWNDPIEPEVVQQPAVEPVLETAGEQPELPPMPMPTPDSVVPDAPEWAAAPIPEPSMAEVDAATPGMDLDDEPPLDEDYIEPDMDSAYSYLDELASEHTAEPAPEPEPEPAAMPATGLALQWLELFPKLPVSGMTASIGANCTLIAVDGDNWLLHLDPAHSALFNATQQRRLNDALNQFHGRTLTLSMELIKPEQETPAQASSRRRANRQREAEESIHGDPFIQQMMQQFGAVVRHDTIEPVEALVSQD; encoded by the coding sequence ATGAGTTATCAGGTTCTTGCACGTAAATGGCGTCCGCGCTCGTTCGGCGAAATGGTCGGCCAGACCCATGTGCTCAAGGCTCTGATCAATGCCTTGGACAGCCAGCGGTTGCACCACGCGTACCTGTTTACCGGTACCCGCGGGGTCGGCAAGACCACCATCGCGCGGATCATCGCCAAATGCCTGAACTGTGAAACAGGTATCACTTCGACCCCCTGCGGCGAGTGCTCGGTGTGCCGCGAAATCGATGAAGGCCGCTTCGTCGACCTGATCGAGATCGACGCCGCGAGCCGGACCAAGGTCGAAGACACCCGCGAGCTGCTCGACAACGTGCAGTACGCGCCGAGCCGCGGGCGCTTCAAGGTCTACCTGATCGACGAAGTGCACATGCTCTCCAGCCATTCCTTTAATGCGCTGTTGAAAACCCTTGAAGAGCCGCCGCCCTACGTCAAGTTCATCCTGGCGACCACCGATCCGCAGAAGCTTCCTGCAACGATTCTTTCGCGGTGCCTGCAGTTCTCCCTGAAGAACATGACCCCGGAACGGGTGGTCGAGCATTTGACCCACGTGCTGAGCGTCGAGAACGTGCCGTTCGAAGACGACGCACTGTGGCTGCTGGGCCGCGCCGCCGATGGTTCGATGCGCGACGCCATGAGCCTGACCGACCAGGCCATCGCCTTCGGTGAAGGCAAAGTCATGGCTGCCGACGTGCGGGCCATGCTCGGTACCCTTGATCACGGCCAGGTCTACGACGTTTTGCATGCGCTGATCGAAGGCGACGCCAAGGCGTTGCTCGAAGCCGTGCGCCATCTGGCCGAACAAGGCCCGGACTGGAACGGCGTGCTCTCGGAAATTCTCAATGTGCTGCACCGTGTCGCCATCGCCCAGGCCCTGCCTGAAGGCGTCGACAACGGCCATGGCGACCGTGACCGCGTGTTGGCTCTGGCCCAGGCATTGCCGGCTGAAGACGTGCAGTTCTATTACCAGATGGGCCTGATCGGTCGCCGGGACTTGCCGCTGGCGCCGGACCCGCGCGGCGGTTTCGAAATGGTCCTGCTGCGAATGCTCGCGTTCCGGCCGGCAGACACCACGGACGCGCCGAGGCAACCGCTAAAGCCAGTGGGGATCAGCCAGGCCACAGTTGATTCCGCAAACTCAGTGGCTGCCGCGCCGATTGTTGCGCCGGTAGTCGCTACGGTCGTTACACCAGCTCCGGTTGCGCCCGTGGTGGCACCGGCCCCTGTCCCGGTAGCTGCGCTTGAGCCGGTCGTTTCCGCGCCTGTGCCTGTGGTCGAGCCTGAGCCCGAGCCTGTTGTCGAGTTCGTAGCGGTCGAAGAAGTCGTCGATCTGCCGTGGAACGACCCGATAGAGCCCGAAGTTGTCCAGCAGCCTGCCGTCGAGCCGGTGCTGGAAACGGCTGGCGAACAACCCGAATTGCCACCGATGCCCATGCCGACCCCGGACAGCGTAGTGCCGGACGCGCCGGAATGGGCCGCTGCGCCGATTCCGGAACCGTCCATGGCCGAAGTCGATGCCGCTACGCCAGGCATGGACCTGGACGACGAGCCGCCGCTGGACGAGGACTACATCGAGCCAGATATGGATTCGGCCTACAGCTACCTCGACGAACTGGCCAGTGAGCACACCGCCGAACCTGCGCCGGAACCCGAGCCAGAACCGGCCGCGATGCCGGCCACCGGTCTGGCCCTGCAATGGCTAGAGTTGTTCCCGAAACTGCCGGTGTCCGGCATGACCGCCAGCATCGGCGCCAACTGCACGCTGATCGCCGTCGATGGCGACAATTGGTTGTTGCACCTGGACCCGGCCCACAGCGCCTTGTTCAACGCGACACAACAACGTCGCCTCAACGATGCGCTGAACCAGTTCCACGGGCGCACGCTGACCCTGAGCATGGAGCTGATCAAGCCCGAGCAGGAAACCCCGGCTCAGGCCTCATCCCGCCGTCGTGCCAACCGTCAGCGTGAGGCCGAGGAATCGATCCACGGCGATCCGTTCATCCAGCAAATGATGCAGCAGTTCGGGGCGGTGGTCCGTCACGATACTATTGAACCTGTCGAGGCCCTGGTCAGTCAGGACTAA
- a CDS encoding helix-turn-helix domain-containing protein, with protein MQISSLGLAIRRYRKVAGLTQAELGEKTGFDPKTISRFETGTYTPSVEALFLLADVLGVKLKAFFADLADEDEQRAYLFSVIHKATPKDLGKLIAAVDQALSKP; from the coding sequence ATGCAAATTTCAAGTTTGGGTCTGGCCATCCGACGCTATCGTAAGGTCGCAGGGCTTACTCAGGCTGAACTCGGCGAAAAAACCGGTTTTGACCCCAAAACCATCAGCCGCTTCGAAACAGGCACCTATACTCCCAGCGTGGAAGCATTGTTTTTGCTTGCCGACGTGCTGGGCGTGAAGCTGAAAGCCTTTTTCGCAGATCTGGCCGACGAAGACGAACAGCGCGCGTACCTGTTCAGCGTCATACACAAAGCCACCCCGAAGGATCTGGGAAAGCTGATCGCAGCGGTTGACCAGGCCTTGTCCAAGCCTTAG